Within Caulobacter segnis, the genomic segment CAGCTCGGCGGCGGCGATCCGCGCCAGGGTCGCGCCACGCCAGCGGGCGGCGGTCAGCAGATCGTGGGCCGAGCTCATCGACTTCAGCCGGCCGGCGAAGGTCTTCAGGAACACGTCCAGCGAGGCCGACTTGCGGGCCGACTGGGCCGCCACCGACTGGACCACGGCCAGCAGGTTCTTGATGCGGTGGTCCAGCTCGACGACCAGGTTCTCGCGCTGCTCTTCCTCGGCCCGGCGCTCGGTGATGTCCTGGACGACGCCGATCAGATAGGCGGGCTCGCCGTTCGCGTCGCGCAGGATCACGCCCGAGCCATGGTTCCAGATCTCGCGCCCGTCGGGGCCGTTGGGGCGTCGGTACTCGGCCTCGTAGCGGTCGGTCTCCGCCAACTGCCGGTCGACCGACTCCTTCAGCCAGGCCTGATCGTCGGCATGTAGGTAGCGATACAGAGCCTGGCCGTTCTCGCCAGGGATCTCGCCCGCCGGGATGTCCGAGATCTTGGCCAGGCGCGGGCTGATCTTGAAGACGTCGCGTTTGACGTCCCACTCGAACTCGCCGAGGCTGGCCGCCGAGATGGCCAGGTCCAGGCGCTCGCTTTCCAGATTGCGCGCCGCGCACGGCTTGGCCGCCAGGCTGATGGCGGCCAGATCGGCCAGGTCTTCCAGCGCCTGCAGGTCGTCGTCCGACGCGACCCCGGTCGTGCCCGGTCCCTCGACGACCAGCGCGCCCAGCGCGTGGCCCTGGGTGTCGCGGATCGGGACCGCCAAGCCGATGGGCGCATTGGCGGCGACCACGCGGGCGGCCAGATCGCCGTCGCGCGGGCCCTCGGGGCCGGGATAGCCGACATAGGCCATGCGCCAGATGCGGTCCGCGTCGACCAGGACCAGCGCCGCCTTGGGCGCGTCGAACAGCTTGGCCGCGAGACGGGCGAAGCGCAGGAACCGCGGCTCGTTCGGGGCGCCGTTCAGGATGTCCAAGGCCCTCAAGGCGTTGAGACGGGCGGTTTCCTGGCGGTCGTCGCTGACGATGGGGGCGTCCTCCATGATTCGAGCTTAGACCCGCTTCGCGTTTGGCGCGAGCGCCTTTGAAATCATAGGAAGGATCGCGCGAAGGCGGGCCTCAGGGGAATCCCCAGTGGTGAAGCTTGTCGACCTTGAGTATCTTGGAACCGCAGCGCTAAGCTCGGCGTTGACGGGGCGCAGCTTCCGCGCCCAAGACTTCCTCGTTTCAAGTCGGTCGCGTCGCGAACAGGAGATGACCATGCCCGCCAATCCCGCCGCCAAGGAAGCCGACAAGGCCAAGAGCGCCGCCCTGGAGGCCGTCGAGCACGCCGAGCGCGGTTTCGCGCAGGCCGCCGACGCCGCCCGCGTCCAGTTGACCGAAGCCGCCAAGCGCGTCGAGAAGTCGGTGGCTGAAGGCTTCGAGACCCTGCGCGCCCAGAGCCGCGCCTATACCGACACCGCCGGCCAGCAGCTGGAAGACGCCCAGCGCTACGTCTCCGAGCGCGTGCGTGAACGTCCGATCACCGCCACCTTGGCCGGGCTTGGCGTGGGCGTGCTGCTCGGCCTGCTGATCGCTGGCGGCCGCCGCAGCAGCGACCGGTGATTTTCGAAAAGACCCTGATGACGCTGGCCGCGGCCGCGGCGATCGCCGCCGCCGCCGCCGTCAGCGTCGTGTCCGCCGCCTTTGCGATCTACGCGGTGCTGGTCCCGCTGGTCACGCCGGCGGGCGCGGCCGCCATCGTGGCCGCCGTCGCGGCCCTGATCGTCGCCATCGCCGGCATGATCGCCGCCCGCAAGGTCGAAGGTCATCGTGATCGCCACCAGGCCGCCCCGCCGCCGGGCGGCTTCGACATGACCGGCCGGATCGTCGAGATCGTCCGCGATCGCCCGATCCTGTCGATCGGCGTCGGCCTGGCCGCCGGGATCTTCGCGCTGAAGAACCCGACCCTGACCGCCGCCGTGGCCAAGGCCTTTCTGGATCCGAAGCCACCACAGCGCTGATCGCGCGTTGTATGGATGCGAACCCCGCCGCCGGGCCTGGCTCGGCGGCGTTTTCGTGTCTTGAGATTTCCCAGCCTTTAGATTTCGGGGAAACCCCAAGTTTCAAAGGGAATTTCTCAACTAAAGTTGAGCGCGTCAGGCCGCTTTAGAAGCTTACGCTTTGGCCCTGCCCGTTCTAGATGCCTTCCGCGCGTTCCCTTCCTCTCCATGGGAACGCCTTCCCCATGGAGTGATCATGACGTACTCGCTGCCGGACCTGCCCTACGCCTATGAGGCGCTGGAGCCGACCATTTCCGCCAACACCCTGCGCTTCCACCACGACAAGCACCACGCCGCGTACGTCACCGCGCTGAACGGCCTGCTGGACGGCGACGACAAGGGCTCGCTGGAAAACGTCATCAAGACCGCCGGCCCCGGCAAGGTGTTCAACAACGCCGCCCAGGCCTGGAACCACGCCTTCTTCTGGGACGGCCTCTCGCCGACCAAGACCGCGCCGGGCGCCGATCTGGCCGCCGCCATCGACTCCACCTTCGGCGGCCTGGACGCCCTGAAGGAAAAGTTCGTCGCCGAGGGCATCGGCCACTTCGGTTCGGGCTGGGTGTGGCTGGTCTCGGACGCCTCGGGCGCCCTGAAGGTCATCTCGACCCACGACGCCGAGAGCCCGGTCACCCAGGACCTGACGGCCCTGGTCGTCGCCGACGTCTGGGAGCACGCCTACTACCTGGATTACCAGAACCTGCGTAAGGCGTTCCTGGAGGCCGTCTTCGACAAGCTGGTCAACTGGACCCTGGCCGACAGCCAATACGCGGCCGCCAAGTCGGGCGCCCAGGGCTGGGCCTATCCGGCGCCGACCTAAGGTCCTTCGATCTCCGGAACGCCCGGCGAGCCGGGTGCGTTGTTTCGAAGCGAGGCCGTGAGCTTCGATCGCAACAACCGCCCTGGCGTCCGCCGGGCCTATCCGGAGAAGTCCCATGCTGAATTGGGCCGTGACCTTCCTGGTGATCGCCCTGATCGCCGCCCTGCTGGGTTTCACCAGCATCGCGGGGACGGCGATGGGTATCGCCAAGATCCTGTTCTTCGTGTTCCTGATCCTGTTCGTGGTGTCGCTGGCCAGCCATGCGTTCCGCGGACGCGGCGCGCCGCGATAGGCGGGAACGAAGACACGGAATGACGAGCGGCGCGGCCTTCGGGTCGCGCCGTTTTCGTTTGGGCCTCAGCCCCGGCGATCGAAGGCCCAGGTGCGCCAGACGTCGAAGCGGCCGCGCTCGTAGGCCATGGCCGCCACCCGCACGCAGCCGGGCTCGATCTCGATGACGTTGAAGCCGGGCGCCGCTCCGCGCTCGCGGTGGGACAGGGTGCCCGAGCCCACCGCCTGGGTCTTGCCGTCGCCGAACGGGATGGCGGTGACGAACGGCAAGTGGATATGGCCCGACAGGATGACGTCGGCCCCCGCCTGGACGAAGCGATTGGCCGCGTCGACGCCGCCTCGCACCTTGGCAGTCATCGGGCCGCCCAGGATCTCCATCAGCGGATGGTGGCAGACCACCACCTTCAGGTCGCCGGCCGGAGCGGCCTCCAGCTCGCGGACGACCCGCCGGACCTGGCCGTGCGACACCGCCCCCTTCGACCAGTTCCAGCGGATCTGGGCGACGCGGGCGCTGTTCAGCGAGGCCACGGTGAGGCCTGGCGTGCGCCAGGCCGCGCCGTCCTCGTCGCCGAACCGGTCCTTGAACCGGCCCCAGCCGCGCGCGAAGCGCGCCCAGAGTTCGCGCGGACCGACGAAGGGCGTGTCATGGTTGCCGGGAACGACGATCTGCGGATCGGGCAGGCGCTGGAGCCAGGTCGCGGCGGCGTCGAATTCGGGGATCTTGCCGTCCAGGGTCAGGTCGCCGGCGGCGATGACCAGGTCCGGCGCGGCCGCGATGATCCAGGCCGTGGCCGCCTCGACGGCTTCCTTGTTCTCGCCGCCGAAGTGGATGTCCGAGACCTGGATCAGCTTCATGAGCTGGTCTCGTCCGGCGGGACCAGAGCGCGGAAGGCCTTGGGGCGGAAGCGGATC encodes:
- a CDS encoding HWE histidine kinase domain-containing protein — translated: MEDAPIVSDDRQETARLNALRALDILNGAPNEPRFLRFARLAAKLFDAPKAALVLVDADRIWRMAYVGYPGPEGPRDGDLAARVVAANAPIGLAVPIRDTQGHALGALVVEGPGTTGVASDDDLQALEDLADLAAISLAAKPCAARNLESERLDLAISAASLGEFEWDVKRDVFKISPRLAKISDIPAGEIPGENGQALYRYLHADDQAWLKESVDRQLAETDRYEAEYRRPNGPDGREIWNHGSGVILRDANGEPAYLIGVVQDITERRAEEEQRENLVVELDHRIKNLLAVVQSVAAQSARKSASLDVFLKTFAGRLKSMSSAHDLLTAARWRGATLARIAAAELGGLSPTQTRWDGPEMFLTPRAAAALSLALHELAVNAMRYGSLSSENGKVEVVWRRTPEGGFALEWLETGGPPATEPKTKGFGATLIEDVAGRELGGSARINYKPSGVTAMIQGAAEALADAPPVEVESAAPERIVETVVAADETVRPGAIAGLKVLIVEDSLLLALELEAGLEDAGVEVVGCAAELSEALSMVELDFDVAVLDADLNGQSVAPVAEILRTIGRPFVFATGYADKAAPMGFDAPIVRKPYNVHQIARAVAGVTGRV
- a CDS encoding superoxide dismutase produces the protein MTYSLPDLPYAYEALEPTISANTLRFHHDKHHAAYVTALNGLLDGDDKGSLENVIKTAGPGKVFNNAAQAWNHAFFWDGLSPTKTAPGADLAAAIDSTFGGLDALKEKFVAEGIGHFGSGWVWLVSDASGALKVISTHDAESPVTQDLTALVVADVWEHAYYLDYQNLRKAFLEAVFDKLVNWTLADSQYAAAKSGAQGWAYPAPT
- a CDS encoding DUF1328 domain-containing protein, whose product is MLNWAVTFLVIALIAALLGFTSIAGTAMGIAKILFFVFLILFVVSLASHAFRGRGAPR
- a CDS encoding metallophosphoesterase family protein, producing MKLIQVSDIHFGGENKEAVEAATAWIIAAAPDLVIAAGDLTLDGKIPEFDAAATWLQRLPDPQIVVPGNHDTPFVGPRELWARFARGWGRFKDRFGDEDGAAWRTPGLTVASLNSARVAQIRWNWSKGAVSHGQVRRVVRELEAAPAGDLKVVVCHHPLMEILGGPMTAKVRGGVDAANRFVQAGADVILSGHIHLPFVTAIPFGDGKTQAVGSGTLSHRERGAAPGFNVIEIEPGCVRVAAMAYERGRFDVWRTWAFDRRG